From the Colletotrichum lupini chromosome 1, complete sequence genome, the window ACTCGGTTTGCCCAGTGAGGCACAACTCTGTCAGGATCTTCAGGCAGCCGCGATGATGTTGAGAAAACGAGCTTCTACAAGGCACGGGAATCACACCAGACTTATCTTTGAGGGGGCAGGGGGGGAGGCAGTACTTATGGATTGATCGTTCGTTGTTGAATCATGTTTTCTTTACATTTGGAAGGTCGGTCAAGCGTGCCGTCGTTACGATGTGGAGGGATCGCGGTGAGAGCGAACACCAACAGCTGGTGCATCCGCCACTTTTTCAGTTCCAGACCGGAAATGAGAGAGGTAGCCTTCACGAGGACTAGTGTGTGTATGTGGTAGAAAAGGGGTTCCGTGAATGCTTCTATTGTAGACAGAACTATGCACAGCTTTCGTCTCATTCGGGCCTCCCCCTAATTGTCCTCTCGCCCCGAGGGAGGGGGAAAGCGGCCAACCAACATTTCAATCCAGCTTTTTATCTCACGTGAATTTTGTCGTTACACGTGGAAAGAGCCGGACCGTTCTCTCCCTCCTCACCCCCCTCCTTCCCACTAAACCCCCGCCCAATCAAGTTTACAAGATagacacacacacgcacacaaAGAGAAAATAAGGGAGGAGGTTTGGTTCGGTATGGGGGAGAAGGAGGATTAGGATTTCTTCATGCTAGTATGATGGAAGAttttgtgtgtgtgtgttttTACAAAGTGTCAGTGAGAAGCTTGTTGAGCTTGGCAATCTTGCCAGAGACGCTGAGGTCGATGGTCCGGTCGCCAATCTCGACAATGAGGCCTCCGACGATATCGGGGTTGACCTAGAAAGAAGGGCGTGTTAGTCACGGAGGAAACCAGATGTCAGATGCCGCAGCGTCTAGACCGAGATGGTCTCGGAGGGACAGCTCGGAGACGAGGGTAAGGCGATAAAACGTACGTTGTTGGTGACCTTGAGCTTCTTGCCCTGGCCGACGTAGGAGGACTTGGCGATGGAGCTCTCGAGGCGGTTGAGGGTCTTGTTGTCGAGTTGCTGAGAATGGGTGTCAGTGGCATGTTTTCAATGACGTCCCTGAATGCGTGTGCGAAATTCCCTCGTTGATACGTTGCAACGTTCAAGGTACAACAGCTGTCTAGACATTTCGGGTCCGTCTTTGATTTCTTAACGACGAAACGCATATGCCCCCATATTCAAGTCTCGATTGAGAGAAAGGAAACCTACAGTGGCGCTGGTGACAGTGAGCTCAACCTCGCCGCGGGCGGCGCTCATGATCTCGGCGAACTTCTGGGTGATGCCGGGGAGGAGGCCGAGGCGGTTGTTCTCGGCGAGGGCGGCAAGGAAGTTCTTGACGGTCTCCTGGGAGCCGGCGCCGGCCTGCTTGGTGAGCTCGGCGACGATGGCGGACTTGTCCTCGGGGGTCAGGGTGGGCGCGGCGAGGACGGTGGTCAGCTTGGGGTCCTTGGCGAAGATGGCGTCGAGGGTGGCCAGGGCCTTGGCCGTGGGGTCCAGAGAAGAGGTCTTGGAGGCGGCGGTGTACTGTGATCGGGCAAAGTTAGCCGTCTGCAAGATCTTTGAGTGGTTTTCCCGTCCCGGTCGTGTTTTTCCCTCGATGCCTCAAAGTCCTTCCGGATAGCTCCCTCATTCCCCATCAATCCTCTCAATCAACAACTTCCTCCCCCAGCCAATTGATCCAATTGAATTGCCCTCCGTCCAGGGGATAACCAGTATAACGAGAGGAACAAGTGCGTACCAGGGCAGTGGCGTAGGTGCCGTCGAGGCCAAAGACGGCGACGGGGGGCTTGACGGCCTCGGtcgcggcggcagcggcgtaGGTGCGGACGGCCGGGGCGCGGGCAACGAGGCGCGAAGCGGGAGCCGCCGCTCGGAGGGTGCGAACAGCCTGTCTCGAGAACATGTCGGGCGAAAGAGAGGTTCCGGTTGTGGTGGGTGGTGGAGTTCAATTGAAGATGGGAGACGGGCGGGAAGGGATGGCTGGATTCGAACGAGACGCAGTGGTAGCTTGCGTCGGTTTTCGAGGTTGAGGTTTGAACTTCGGCAATTTAGGATGTTGATGCCTTGGGACCTTGCGGCTGCTTGCTGGTTGATAGGTAAGGCATCAACTTAGGTAAGCGGGTCAAGGGCTCGGGTCGGTGGAAATCGGAGGTGCTCGTTGTTACTGAACAGGCAGGCCCAAGCTCCACTCTGTGAAGCCAATTCTGGTGCAATGGGACGAAGCAATTCACTCGTAGCCTCACGACTTCAAGATGGAACTCCATGCAGTGTACCCAAAATACTCGAGAATGCACAGCGATTTGATCATTCTCAATTCTCGAATTCTCCAACCAAAGCCGTACTACCCGTTACCCAGTTTGTAGTCTACAGTGATATCACAATAACCGCTTCAATGCCTACAGGCTCAGCAGTGTCAAAGCCCTACGCGCCAATCATCAGACCTCCCTTATTACCTTGCCAACCGGCGTGTTATCCGTGTTTCCCCAACGCCTAGACAATGCATGCATTCACACTCTCGAAAGGCTCGTCTGGCCTGTCTCAGTCGCTCTCAATCATCTTCTCCGCGAGATCGTTCAAAGGACCATAAAAGTCCTTGCCACTAGCCAATTTGTGCTCGTCGACGAACAGAACGTACTGCTTGAAACTCGTGTTGAGATGGGGCTCCAGTCCAAGCTCTCTGATGACTGCGTAGTGGTGGCAGTAGACGTGGGCATAAACGCGATACATGCGCTTGAAGATCTGCCGCACTGTTGAGGGAAATGATTTGGGGAAGGCAACACCTAGCGGTCCATGTTAAAAACAATATCCCGTTGAGCATGTCAAAGCAATACACACCAATTCTGCTCGGCAGGATTTGCTCGTCATCAATGTGACGCTGTACCCAGGCCATCAAGTGCTCAATGTAGTCCGGCGCGGCCATCTTAGTCGGCCTCTTGTAGTTTTCACTGTCCTGCCACAAGTACTCGAACTCGTCGGTTGCCTTCATCTCGGGGCATGACTGAGGCGAGCAGAATTCGGTAATAGCGCCGTAGAGGAGGTTGATCTGGTTGTAAAAGTCGACCACTGCATTTGGGTCGTGTCAGTCGTGCCGTTTCCTTTGGTCCACCTCTTGATTCCCCCGGATGATACTCACTATTGACTGCCAACCACTCATTCTCGTCTTCGCCTTCAGGCAACTTCACAACCTTACGCAGGCTGCCGCCTCCAAGTGTAGCCTCAGCATACTGTCGCAGTGCAACACCGTTGTTGGCTCCCTTGACAGTACGCGCCCGAAACTGGTTCCTAGCCGCTTTCTGGTTACTGCCGTCCTCGTAGTCATCGTCAGCAGCTGTCAATACTGGTTCTGGGATCTGCGGTTCAGGAGTCTGGATGACAGTCACGTCTCGATTGACGAGACTACCGCCATATTGCCGTGGGGGAGGATCGGGTACAGCTGGCGGTACTGGGGGTGGCAGCGGTGGTATTCCCGCCAGCAAACCCGTCCTCACACTAATGTATTGCAAAAGGGACATCATAGATGCGGTGTTGGGTGTAGTACTGACACTGTGAGGCCTGCGACCCTGTCCATGGTAGGCGGCGTCTATTATCGAAATGCGCGCGAAAGGAGGTTCGATGTTTAATGTTATCGTCGAAGGCTGCTCATTCCAGTGGTTAGCGGGGTAATGGAACAATTGAAATCCAGAGGGAAGTCGCAGAGAGATGCCATTGATGTTGTAACATACCAGAAAATCATATGACGTCCAAAGGTGTCGACTCGATGCTCGTATCCTGTTTGCGCGACCGGAGGAGGTATGTCTGGAGGTGAAATGCCAAATCAAGATGTTGTTGGATCCACGGTGCGCTGTGTTGGCTGTTTGGGCGACATGAGGTAAGGTGCCTGTGAAAGGGTCCCCCCTACTGCAACGAAGGGATGAGTGATGTTTATGCGCTTGCCCAATCGGGGCGGTTGCTGGGCTGCAGGAGCCTAGCTGGTGGATACATCAGCCACAGTTAGCCCCTGCCGGATGTGGCTGAAGACCGGGGCCTGTCCCGCTTCCCCCAGTGACGGACAGCCGGATGACATCGGGTGGGGCTCTTAATTCCCGGAGCCAGGACCCAGAATTACGGCATTTTGCATTTGCGGACGGTAAGATCCAATTGCTGTTGGTAGTTTTCGATGCCATTATACTTCGACTTCTAGCCTTAGGGCATCTGGAGACTTTCAACCGTTAATTCAGTCGAGTCACCCACTTGTGGCATCCCTGTCGTTTTCTCCGCAGACAAACTCAATCCTCCACGAGGACTTCTGCCGGCCTGGGTTTTGAATAGCCTCAATTCCAAAGTGGAGACCATGTCATCCCCGCATTGGTAGTTCATCTCTTTCCCCTCATCGTTCCTCAGGGCCTATCCATAGCATGGCATTGGTGCCTTCGGTGCAAACCACACCGAAAGGTGAGTACTAGGCGGACATGAACAATGGACACAAACTTCACACATGACCACAAGAGGGGAGGACCCGGCCTCACGCGGCGTCATGTCCGGACCGCAGATCTCGTGGGGATGAAATAAGAGCAGCGCGGTTTCCCCGCGTAACGTGATGTCCGGGGTAGACACCATACACATCGCATCTATTTGGCTTCCCATATGCGGTCTTGATATTTCTCAATTGGAAGGTGACAGTCATGCGTGTTGTACATCTTCTACCGCTGCTCTGCAGCCTCATCGAGGCCAAAATCGACAGGCAAAAGGTCGTCCAAGCCTTCAACCCTCGCCGAAATGCCAGTTCCCCTGAGACGCCTCTGCAGGTAGGCAACGGCAACTTCGCCTTTGGTGCCGATATCACGGGTCTCCAGACCTTCAGCCCCTTTGCGACGATGTCGACATGGGGATGGCACAATTTCAGCTTGCCCACAACGCCTGGTCAGACTCAAATCGAAGGTGAGATAGCACGACCGAGAGGCGTACAACAGTATTGGGTCGAGAAAGCATGTACTGACTCTCTTCACGTTAGACTACCACGGCACAGAATGGTGGACACACGGCCGACTTGTACAGTACAACATGGCCAACCCCTCAAACAACGACATCGCAGACTGGCTCCGCGAGAACCCACACCGTTTAAATCTAGGCACAATCGGCTTCTCCTTTTCCGACAGCAGCAATACGACAGTCACGGAGGACATGCTTAGCAACAAGAAACAGATCCTCGACATGTGGACGGGCGTCATCCGTTCCAGCTTCACATATAAAAACCACACCGTCAAGGTCGAAACCTGGGCCGACCCGTCCTTGGACAGCGTCGCCGTGTCCGTCGAATCAGCCCTCCTCTCCTCCGGCGCCTTATCCATCTTCTTCGACTTTCCCTACCCGACAAACGACAAGTTTGGCGCCCCGTTCGTAGGCGTCTTCAACCAGACGGACCTGCATAAGACATCCCTATCGACCCCTGGCGGAGGGGAGACCAACAAGGCCACGATCCATCACGATTTGACCTCCACGCAGTACGACTTGTCACTCGAGTGGGATGTCGCCACTGGTGGTAGTGGTGCTATCAAACCACCGACCGACGGGAGCCATCGCTATGTCCTTTCGACCAGTGGGACGGATACGCTACGATTCACGGCCAATTTTGCGCCGTCTGCACCCGAATCCGTCCCCGAGCTTGACGGCGTCGTGGCGGCTTCGCGGGAATGGTGGCCGGCTTATTGGAACAACGGGGCCTTTGTAGACCTAACGGGGGCATCGGATGCCAACGCGACCGAGCTTCATCGCAGGATAATCCAGTCTCAGTATCTCGTGGCGGTGAACTCGGCGTCAGACTATCCTCCACAAGGTGATTTAGCGATCCAAACCCCCTATCAACTTCTCTGTCGCCCGAGAAGAGTGCTGACAGGGACATAGAGTCCGGTCTCGTGAACAATGGATGGTTTGGCAAGTTCCATGTAAGTTCCATCCTCCAAACCCCTTGATGAGGGACTACATCCAGCTCACACACTCGCTCCAAGATGGAAATGATCCTCTGGCACACCCTCCAATTCGCCCGCTGGAACAACCACGCCCTCCTCGCCCGCTCCCTCCCCCGAACCTATACCCACCTACTCCCCACCTCCCTCAACCGCGCCTCAACCCAAGGCTACGCCGGCGCTCGCTGGGGCAAAATGACGGACCCCTCAGCCATCGACGCCCCCGGCGAGATCAACACCCTCCTCATCTGGCAGCAGCCGCACCCAATGTACTTTGCCGAGCTCGCCTACCGCCACGCGCCCACCCCGCAGACCCTCGCTGACTGGGACGCCGTCCTCACCGCGACGGCGGACTTTATGGCCTCGTACGCCTTCCTCAACGAGACGACGGGCGTCTACGACCTCGGTCCGCCCATGTACCCGGTCTCGGAGAACACCAACCCCAACGCCACCGTCAACCCGACCTTTGAGCTCGCGTACTGGCGCTTCGGCCTCGACGTCGCCATCGCCTGGAAATCCCGCCAGAACGCTTCCGTCCCGGAAGCCTGGACCACCGTCAGAGATAACCTCGCGCCCCTACCCATCATCGACGGCACGTACCCCGTCTACCAAGACA encodes:
- a CDS encoding ploidy protein mob1 maintenance, which codes for MMSLLQYISVRTGLLAGIPPLPPPVPPAVPDPPPRQYGGSLVNRDVTVIQTPEPQIPEPVLTAADDDYEDGSNQKAARNQFRARTVKGANNGVALRQYAEATLGGGSLRKVVKLPEGEDENEWLAVNMVDFYNQINLLYGAITEFCSPQSCPEMKATDEFEYLWQDSENYKRPTKMAAPDYIEHLMAWVQRHIDDEQILPSRIGVAFPKSFPSTVRQIFKRMYRVYAHVYCHHYAVIRELGLEPHLNTSFKQYVLFVDEHKLASGKDFYGPLNDLAEKMIESD
- a CDS encoding ATP synthase F1 yields the protein MFSRQAVRTLRAAAPASRLVARAPAVRTYAAAAATEAVKPPVAVFGLDGTYATALTANFARSQYTAASKTSSLDPTAKALATLDAIFAKDPKLTTVLAAPTLTPEDKSAIVAELTKQAGAGSQETVKNFLAALAENNRLGLLPGITQKFAEIMSAARGEVELTVTSATQLDNKTLNRLESSIAKSSYVGQGKKLKVTNNVNPDIVGGLIVEIGDRTIDLSVSGKIAKLNKLLTDTL